From a region of the Kwoniella mangroviensis CBS 8507 chromosome 1 map unlocalized Ctg01, whole genome shotgun sequence genome:
- a CDS encoding septum formation protein Maf, with protein MGKAPSKSSLTRSSPVGPKALPLPIFQKLKDKRVVLASASPRRKEIFAAADFHPEIVPSTFAEDLPHSRFQGRLADYPIATGAEKAMEVYERLVKENEYDPPDLVISADTVVIFPPEKDTVEGGQYHGEISEVLEKPINKHEQIRSLSSMSGRQCEVITGVSIVYPTVEAPGFKVQSISASTLVQFYDNSKETIQAYVDSEEGIDRAGGFAIQGLGGVLIEKIDGDYNNCVGFPSSAFWRWISELDSEGVFDEAWKE; from the exons ATGGGAAAAGcaccttccaaatcatccctcACCCGCTCCTCACCAGTCGGTCCCAAAGCACTTCCATTACCCATCTTTCAGAAATTGAAGGACAAGAGGGTGGTATTGGCTTCTGCAAGTCcaaggaggaaagagatCTTTGCTGCGGCC GATTTCCACCCAGAGATTGTCCCTTCGACTTTCGCAGAGGACTTACCGCACTCGAGATTTCAGGGGAGGCTGGCTGACTATCCGATAGCGACTGGTGCAGAGaag GCAATGGAAGTTTATGAGAGGTTGGTCAAGGAGAATGAGTATGACCCGCCTGATCTGGTGATTTCTG CCGATACAGTggtcatcttccctcctgaGAAAGATACAGTCGAAGGTGGACAGTATCACGGTGAGATATCTGAAGTGCTAGAAAAACCAATAAACAAACAtgagcag ATACGAAGTCTCTCTTCCATGTCAGGTAGACAATGCGAGGTGATCACTGGTGTATCGatag TGTATCCTACGGTAGAAGCTCCAGGATTCAAAGTTCA ATCGATATCGGCTTCGACACTTGTACAATTCTATGATAATTCT AAAGAAACTATTCAGGCTTATGTAGATTCTGAGGAAGGTATCGATAGAGCCGGTGGATTTGCTATACAA GGACTTGGTGGAGTTTTGatagagaagatagatggtgatTACAATAATTGTGttgg ATTCCCTTCATCTGCATTTTGGAGGTGGATATCTGAGCTAGACTCTGAAGGTGTATTCGACGAAGCGTGGAAGGAGTAA